The following are encoded in a window of Platichthys flesus chromosome 19, fPlaFle2.1, whole genome shotgun sequence genomic DNA:
- the myo5b gene encoding unconventional myosin-Vb isoform X1, with translation MTGQYYPYCKFTRVWIPDPEDVWAAAEITRDYKEGESLLHLKREDETPLEYPVGPKSNPLPFLRNPDILVGENDLTALSYLHEPAVLHNLRVRFLESNHIYTYCGIVLVAINPYEQLQIYGEEVINAYTGQNMGDMDPHIFAVAEEAYKQMSRDERNQSIIVSGESGAGKTVSAKYAMRFFATVGGSANDTNVEEKVLASNPIMEAIGNAKTTRNDNSSRFGKYIQIGFNQQYNIIGANMRTYLLEKSRVVFQAEDERNYHIFYQLCASASLPEFKDLSLKSAEDFTYTSLGENIFIEGVNDAEDLKKTREAFTLLGVKDSSQSNIFRIMASILHLGNVEICTERDGESCRVSKDDAHLTHFCRLLGVELKQMEHWLCHRKLATTSETYVKNMSSKQATNARDALAKHIYARMFDWIVQHINKSLHTTSKQNSFIGVLDIYGFETFEINSFEQFCINYANEKLQQQFNSHVFKLEQEEYMKELIPWTLIDFYDNQPCIDLIEARLGILDLLDEECKVPKGTDVNWAQKLFQQHSSKDQFQKPRMSNTSFIIIHFADKVEYQCEGFLEKNRDTVYEEQINILKASQLQLVADLFHEKDDAPPSKNSRVNVRAAKPSPRGPNKDHRKTVGHQFRSSLHLLMETLNATTPHYVRCIKPNDFKEAFSFDSSRAVQQLRACGVLETIRISAAGYPSRWTYPDFFSRYRVLMKKSDMTSSDKKLVCKNLLATLIKEPDMFQFGKTKIFFRAGQVAYLEKLRADRFRSACIKIQKTVRGWLQRIRYRKIRKMAVTLQRYGRGYLARRYAEYLRLTRAALVCQKQYRMVRDRRAYLRVRKAVVTIQAYAKGMFTRRIYWEFLLHHKAMIIQKSVRGWLQRKKFQRARNAAITIQCGFRRVQAKKRLKERKIEARSAQHLKNLNSGMENKIVQLQRKIDDQSKDLKTQNEQLQSVNVSMESEVIKLRKELEQVRGPRGEGGQLTSLQAELEKLRAELQEAHAVRKKMEEEHGSEKMTLEQRVEELEKENSLLKSEKEEMNQKILQQTKNSQDISSSVSQTEASLQKELDAERQRYQNLLKEISRVEQKYENLKEEVSLTKFVPGHTRNPSNLSSLESDSNYPSVSTSEVGDTEDSVQLVEEMGVEKAAMDISLFMKLQKRVRELEQERKRLQTSVDKMEELAKHRSSEPRSPTSELETADLAYNNLKREELESENKKLKNDLNDLRKSISERAAQNNSSNELQDGYNLLLSQLKAANDELDARKDEMLILRSQIVKNAQLLEKNQQVQQSNNVPEVPEVPEVPEVPEVTGVTGVPEVTEVTEVPEDKEEALRAYQGLTESKRLLEAQLQTQSRQHKDELEALHTQIELLKADIEKKQEILNYTMSLSPEAQVEYSVQQEITRLTNDNLDLKELVEKQEKNERKLKKQLRIYMKKVQELEASQAAALSSRSRPELSRQVTVQRKEKDFEGMLEYYKEDEALLAKTLITDMKPSAVSGTVPCLPAYILFMCIRHADYINDDDKVESLLTSSINSIKKVLKKNSDDFETTSFWLANTSRLLHCLKQYSGDEVFMTQNSPKQNEHCLKNFDLAEYRQVLSDLSIQIYQQLIKVAEGIIQPMIVSAMLESESIPSLAGVKPMGYRNRSSSMDTDAGGPSSYTLEALIRQLGQFHSIMSDHGLDPEIVGQVVRQLFHCINAVTLNNLLLRKDVCSWSTGMQLRYNTSQLEEWLRGNNLYQSKAAVILEPVIQAAQLLQVKKKTSQDAEAICSLCIALTTQQIVKVLNLYTPLNEFEERVTVSFIRDIQSRLQVRNDPPQLLIDTKHTFPVLFPYTPSALSLETLHIPASLGLEFLVRV, from the exons ACCTGCAGTGCTGCACAACCTCCGGGTTCGATTCCTGGAGTCCAACCACATCTACACATACTGTG gGATTGTTCTGGTGGCCATTAACCCGTATGAGCAGCTGCAGATCTATGGAGAGGAGGTCATTAACGCCTACACTGGACAGAACATGGGCGACATGGACCCACATATATTTGCTGTGGCTGAAGAAGCGTACAAACAGATGTCCAG AGACGAGAGGAATCAGTCCATCATTGTGAGCGGAGAATCTGGAGCAGGAAAGACGGTTTCTGCGAAGTACGCCATGCGTTTCTTTGCCACAGTGGGGGGTTCAGCTAATGACACTAACGTGGAGGAGAAGGTCTTGGCCTCCAACCCGATCATGGAG GCCATTGGAAACGCAAAAACCACCCGAAACGACAACAGCAGTCGCTTTGGAAAGTACATTCAGATCGGATTCAATCAACAATACAACATCATCGGAGCCAACATGCGCACGTACCTGCTGGAGAAGTCTCGAGTCGTGTTCCAG GCTGAGGACGAGAGGAACTATCACATCTTCTATCAGCTCTGTGCTTCTGCCAGTTTACCAGAGTTCAAAGACCTCAGCCTCA AAAGTGCAGAAGACTTCACCTACACGTCGCTAGGGGAGAACATCTTCATCGAGGGAGTGAACGACGCTGAGGACCTCAAGAAGACCAGAGAGGCCTTCACGCTGCTGG gtgtgAAGGACAGTAGTCAGAGCAACATTTTCAGAATAATGGCGTCCATCCTTCATCTGGGGAACGTAGAgatctgcacagagagagacggagagtcGTGTCGTGTCTCG AAGGACGACGCCCACCTGACGCACTTCTGCCGGCTGCTTGGGGTGGAGCTGAAGCAGATGGAGCACTGGCTCTGTCACAGGAAGTTGGCTACGACCTCAGAGACGTACGTGAAGAACATGTCCAGCAAGCAGGCCACCAACGCCCGGGACGCCCTCGCCAAACACATCTACGCCCGCATGTTTGACTGGATCGTGCAACACATCAACAAGTCTCTACACACCACGTCCAAACAGAACTCCTTCATTGGCGTCCTGGACATCTACGG GTTCGAGACGTTTGAGATCAACAGTTTTGAACAGTTCTGCATCAACTACGCCAACGAGAagcttcagcagcagtttaactCT catGTGTTTaaactggagcaggaggagtacATGAAGGAGCTGATTCCCTGGACTCTGATCGACTTCTATGATAATCAGCCGTGTATCGACCTGATCGAGGCTCGACTCGGCATCCTGGACCTGCTGGACGAGGAGTGTAAG GTTCCGAAGGGAACCGACGTGAACTGGGCTCAGAAGCTCTTCCAGCAGCACTCAAGCAAAGATCAGTTTCAGAAACCTCGTATGTCCAACAcgtccttcatcatcatccactTCGCTGACAAG GTGGAGTACCAGTGTGAAGGTTTTCTGGAGAAGAACCGAGACACGGTGTACGAGGAGCAGATCAACATCCTGAAGGCCAGCCAG CTTCAGCTCGTAGCAGATCTGTTTCACGAGAAAGACGATGCCCCCCCCTCAAAGAACTCCAGGGTGAACGTCCGTGCAGCCAAGCCGAGTCCTCGAGGGCCCAACAAAGATCACAGGAAGACGGTGGGACACCAG TTCCGCAGCTCCCTTCATCTTCTCATGGAGACTCTGAACGCCACGACGCCTCACTACGTCCGCTGCATCAAACCCAACGACTTCAAAGAGGCCTTCTC GTTCGACTCGAGCAGAGCGGTGCAGCAGCTCCGAGCCTGTGGCGTTCTGGAGACGATCCGGATCAGTGCGGCCGGATACCCGTCCAG gTGGACGTATCCTGATTTCTTCAGCAGGTATCGAGTGTTGATGAAGAAATCTGACATGACGTCATCTGATAAGAAGCTCGTCTGTAAAAACCTGCTGGCGACGCTGATCAAG GAGCCGGACATGTTCCAGTTTGGAAAGACGAAGATCTTCTTCCGGGCGGGGCAGGTGGCGTACCTGGAGAAGCTCCGTGCTGATAGGTTCCGATCGGCGTGCATCAAGATCCAGAAGACGGTTCGCGGCTGGCTGCAGAGAATCCGATACCGAAAGATCCGCAAGATGGCCGTCACTCTGCAGAGATATGGCCGAGGTTACCTGGCCCGCAG GTACGCCGAGTACCTGCGTCTGACTCGAGCAGCACTCGTCTGTCAGAAGCAGTATCGGATGGTGAGAGACCGACGGGCCTACCTGAGGGTGAGGAAGGCGGTGGTCACCATCCAGGCCTACGCTAAAGGGATGTTCACACGCAGGATCTACTGGGAG tTCCTCCTGCATCACAAGGCCATGATCATCCAGAAGAGCGTCCGGGGCTGGTTGCAGAGGAAGAAGTTCCAACGTGCACGGAACGCTGCCATCACCATCCAGTGTGGGTTCAGACGCGTGCAAGCCAAGAAACGACTCAAGGAGCGGAAGATCGAAGCTCGATCCGCCCAACATCTGAAGAACCTCAACTCAGGGATGGAGAACAAGATCgtccagctgcagaggaagataGACGACCAG TCTAAAGATTTAAAAACTCAGAACGAGCAGCTGCAGTCGGTGAACGTCAGTATGGAATCGGAGGTGATCAAACTGCggaaggagctggagcaggtCCGGGGTCCGCGTGGCGAAGGAGGTCAGCTGACGTCCCTGCAGGCCgagctggagaagctgaggGCGGAGCTTCAGGAGGCGCACGCTGTCAGGAAGAAAATGGAGGAGGAGCACGGCAGCGAGAAAATGACCCTGGAACAG agggtggaggagctggagaaagaaAACTCTCTGCTGAAGAGtgagaaagaggaaatgaaCCAGAAGATCCTCCAGCAGACGAAGAACTCCCAAG acatcagcagcagtgtgtctcAGACAGAAGCGTCTCTTCAGAAGGAGCTGGacgcagagaggcagagatacCAGAACCTCCTCAAAGAGATTTCCAGAGTGGAGCAGAAATACGAGAACCTGAAGGAGGAGGTGTCTCTCACCAAG TTCGTGCCCGGCCACACGAGGAACCCGTCCAATCTGAGCAGCCTGGAGTCGGACTCGAACTACCCGTCAGTGTCCACGTCGGAGGTGGGCGACACAGAGGACTCTGtccagctggtggag GAGATGGGCGTGGAGAAAGCTGCGATGGACATCAGTCTGTTCATGAAGCTGCAGAAACGAGTGcgagagctggagcaggagaggaagaggctgcAGACCAGCGTGGACAAGATGGAGGAGCTCGCCAAGCACAGG AGCTCTGAGCCGAGGAGTCCCACGTCTGAGCTGGAAACTGCAGATCTGGCCTACAATAACCTGAAG agagaggagctggagtcaGAGAACAAGAAGCTGAAGAACGACCTCAACGACCTGAGGAAGAGCATCTCTGAGCGAGCAGCTCAAAACAACTCGTCCAATGAGCTGCAGGACGGCTACAACCTGCTGCTGAGTCAGCTCAAAGCAGCCAATGACGAGCTGGACGCCCGCAAAGACGAGATGCTCATCCTCAGGTCTCAGATCGTCAAGAACGCTCAGCTCCTGGAGAAGAACCAACAAGTT cAGCAAAGTAATAATGTTCCAGAGGTTCCAGAGGTTCCAGAGGTTCCAGAGGTTCCAGAGGTCACTGGGGTTACTGGGGTTCCAGAGGTTACTGAGGTTACTGAGGTTCCCGAGGACAAGGAAGAGGCCCTCAGAGCGTATCAGGGGCTGACTGAGTCTAAGAg GCTGTTGGAGGCCCAGCTGCAGACTCAGTCCAGGCAGCACAAAGACGAACTGGAGGCTCTTCACACTCAGATCGAGCTGCTGAAAGCCGACATcgagaagaagcaggagatcCTCAACTACACCATGTCCCTGTCCCCGGAGGCCCAGGTGGAGTACAGCGTCCAGCAGGAGATCACACGACTCACCAACGACAACCTG GACCTCAAGGAActggtggagaaacaggagaagAACGAGAGGAAACTGAAGAAGCAGCTCAGGATCTACATGAAGAAGGTCCAGGAGCTCgagg cgtctcaggctgcagctctgagcagCAGATCCCGACCCGAGCTGAGTCGGCAGGTGACCGtccagaggaaggagaaggactTCGAGGGCATGTTGGAGTACTACAAGGAGGATGAAGCTCTGCTGGCCAAGACTCTGATCACAG ACATGAAGCCCAGCGCGGTGTCGGGGACCGTCCCCTGCCTGCCGGCGTACATCCTCTTCATGTGCATCCGCCACGCCGACTACATCAACGACGACGACAAGGTGGAGTCTctgctcacctcctccatcaacTCCATCAAGAAGGTCCTCAAG AAGAACAGCGATGACTTTGAGACGACGTCCTTCTGGCTGGCCAACACCAGTCGCCTGCTCCACTGCCTGAAGCAGTACAGCGGGGACGAGGTCTTCATGACGCAGAACTCGCCCAAACAGAACGAGCACTGTCTGAAGAACTTTGACCTGGCGGAGTACAGACAGGTGCTGAGCGACCTCTCCATCCAGATCTACCAGCAGCTCATCAAAGTGGCAGAAGGCATCATACAGCCCATGATCG TGTCAGCCATGTTGGAGAGTGAGAGCATCCCCAGCCTGGCGGGCGTGAAGCCGATGGGCTACAGGAACCGTTCGTCCAGCATGGACACCGACGCCGGCGGCCCCAGCAGCTACACTCTGGAGGCCCTCATCCGGCAGCTGGGACAGTTTCACAGCATCATGAGTGACCACGGTCTGGACCCGGAGATCGTGGGTCAGGTGGTCCGACAGCTGTTCCACTGCATCAACGCTGTCACGctcaacaacctgctgctaCGCAAAGACGTCTGCTCCTGGAGCACGGGCATGCAGCTCAG ATACAACACCAGTCAGCTGGAGGAGTGGCTCCGGGGAAACAACTTGTATCAGAGTAAAGCTGCAGTGATTCTGGAGCCGGTCATCCAGGCcgctcagctgctgcaggtgaagaagaagacgtctcagGACGCCGAGGCCATCTGCTCGCTCTGCATCGCCCTCACCACACAGCAG ATTGTGAAAGTCCTGAACCTCTACACGCCACTGAACGAGTTTGAGGAACGAGTCACGGTGTCGTTCATCAGAGACATTCAG AGTCGTCTCCAGGTGAGGAACgatcctcctcagctcctgatCGACACCAAGCACACCTTCCCCGTCCTCTTCCCGTACACGCCCTCCGCCCTCAGCCTGGAGACGCTGCACATCCCGGCCTCGCTCGGCCTCGAGTTCCTGGTCAGAGTCTGA
- the myo5b gene encoding unconventional myosin-Vb isoform X2 — translation MSVNELYTKFTRVWIPDPEDVWAAAEITRDYKEGESLLHLKREDETPLEYPVGPKSNPLPFLRNPDILVGENDLTALSYLHEPAVLHNLRVRFLESNHIYTYCGIVLVAINPYEQLQIYGEEVINAYTGQNMGDMDPHIFAVAEEAYKQMSRDERNQSIIVSGESGAGKTVSAKYAMRFFATVGGSANDTNVEEKVLASNPIMEAIGNAKTTRNDNSSRFGKYIQIGFNQQYNIIGANMRTYLLEKSRVVFQAEDERNYHIFYQLCASASLPEFKDLSLKSAEDFTYTSLGENIFIEGVNDAEDLKKTREAFTLLGVKDSSQSNIFRIMASILHLGNVEICTERDGESCRVSKDDAHLTHFCRLLGVELKQMEHWLCHRKLATTSETYVKNMSSKQATNARDALAKHIYARMFDWIVQHINKSLHTTSKQNSFIGVLDIYGFETFEINSFEQFCINYANEKLQQQFNSHVFKLEQEEYMKELIPWTLIDFYDNQPCIDLIEARLGILDLLDEECKVPKGTDVNWAQKLFQQHSSKDQFQKPRMSNTSFIIIHFADKVEYQCEGFLEKNRDTVYEEQINILKASQLQLVADLFHEKDDAPPSKNSRVNVRAAKPSPRGPNKDHRKTVGHQFRSSLHLLMETLNATTPHYVRCIKPNDFKEAFSFDSSRAVQQLRACGVLETIRISAAGYPSRWTYPDFFSRYRVLMKKSDMTSSDKKLVCKNLLATLIKEPDMFQFGKTKIFFRAGQVAYLEKLRADRFRSACIKIQKTVRGWLQRIRYRKIRKMAVTLQRYGRGYLARRYAEYLRLTRAALVCQKQYRMVRDRRAYLRVRKAVVTIQAYAKGMFTRRIYWEFLLHHKAMIIQKSVRGWLQRKKFQRARNAAITIQCGFRRVQAKKRLKERKIEARSAQHLKNLNSGMENKIVQLQRKIDDQSKDLKTQNEQLQSVNVSMESEVIKLRKELEQVRGPRGEGGQLTSLQAELEKLRAELQEAHAVRKKMEEEHGSEKMTLEQRVEELEKENSLLKSEKEEMNQKILQQTKNSQDISSSVSQTEASLQKELDAERQRYQNLLKEISRVEQKYENLKEEVSLTKFVPGHTRNPSNLSSLESDSNYPSVSTSEVGDTEDSVQLVEEMGVEKAAMDISLFMKLQKRVRELEQERKRLQTSVDKMEELAKHRSSEPRSPTSELETADLAYNNLKREELESENKKLKNDLNDLRKSISERAAQNNSSNELQDGYNLLLSQLKAANDELDARKDEMLILRSQIVKNAQLLEKNQQVQQSNNVPEVPEVPEVPEVPEVTGVTGVPEVTEVTEVPEDKEEALRAYQGLTESKRLLEAQLQTQSRQHKDELEALHTQIELLKADIEKKQEILNYTMSLSPEAQVEYSVQQEITRLTNDNLDLKELVEKQEKNERKLKKQLRIYMKKVQELEASQAAALSSRSRPELSRQVTVQRKEKDFEGMLEYYKEDEALLAKTLITDMKPSAVSGTVPCLPAYILFMCIRHADYINDDDKVESLLTSSINSIKKVLKKNSDDFETTSFWLANTSRLLHCLKQYSGDEVFMTQNSPKQNEHCLKNFDLAEYRQVLSDLSIQIYQQLIKVAEGIIQPMIVSAMLESESIPSLAGVKPMGYRNRSSSMDTDAGGPSSYTLEALIRQLGQFHSIMSDHGLDPEIVGQVVRQLFHCINAVTLNNLLLRKDVCSWSTGMQLRYNTSQLEEWLRGNNLYQSKAAVILEPVIQAAQLLQVKKKTSQDAEAICSLCIALTTQQIVKVLNLYTPLNEFEERVTVSFIRDIQSRLQVRNDPPQLLIDTKHTFPVLFPYTPSALSLETLHIPASLGLEFLVRV, via the exons ACCTGCAGTGCTGCACAACCTCCGGGTTCGATTCCTGGAGTCCAACCACATCTACACATACTGTG gGATTGTTCTGGTGGCCATTAACCCGTATGAGCAGCTGCAGATCTATGGAGAGGAGGTCATTAACGCCTACACTGGACAGAACATGGGCGACATGGACCCACATATATTTGCTGTGGCTGAAGAAGCGTACAAACAGATGTCCAG AGACGAGAGGAATCAGTCCATCATTGTGAGCGGAGAATCTGGAGCAGGAAAGACGGTTTCTGCGAAGTACGCCATGCGTTTCTTTGCCACAGTGGGGGGTTCAGCTAATGACACTAACGTGGAGGAGAAGGTCTTGGCCTCCAACCCGATCATGGAG GCCATTGGAAACGCAAAAACCACCCGAAACGACAACAGCAGTCGCTTTGGAAAGTACATTCAGATCGGATTCAATCAACAATACAACATCATCGGAGCCAACATGCGCACGTACCTGCTGGAGAAGTCTCGAGTCGTGTTCCAG GCTGAGGACGAGAGGAACTATCACATCTTCTATCAGCTCTGTGCTTCTGCCAGTTTACCAGAGTTCAAAGACCTCAGCCTCA AAAGTGCAGAAGACTTCACCTACACGTCGCTAGGGGAGAACATCTTCATCGAGGGAGTGAACGACGCTGAGGACCTCAAGAAGACCAGAGAGGCCTTCACGCTGCTGG gtgtgAAGGACAGTAGTCAGAGCAACATTTTCAGAATAATGGCGTCCATCCTTCATCTGGGGAACGTAGAgatctgcacagagagagacggagagtcGTGTCGTGTCTCG AAGGACGACGCCCACCTGACGCACTTCTGCCGGCTGCTTGGGGTGGAGCTGAAGCAGATGGAGCACTGGCTCTGTCACAGGAAGTTGGCTACGACCTCAGAGACGTACGTGAAGAACATGTCCAGCAAGCAGGCCACCAACGCCCGGGACGCCCTCGCCAAACACATCTACGCCCGCATGTTTGACTGGATCGTGCAACACATCAACAAGTCTCTACACACCACGTCCAAACAGAACTCCTTCATTGGCGTCCTGGACATCTACGG GTTCGAGACGTTTGAGATCAACAGTTTTGAACAGTTCTGCATCAACTACGCCAACGAGAagcttcagcagcagtttaactCT catGTGTTTaaactggagcaggaggagtacATGAAGGAGCTGATTCCCTGGACTCTGATCGACTTCTATGATAATCAGCCGTGTATCGACCTGATCGAGGCTCGACTCGGCATCCTGGACCTGCTGGACGAGGAGTGTAAG GTTCCGAAGGGAACCGACGTGAACTGGGCTCAGAAGCTCTTCCAGCAGCACTCAAGCAAAGATCAGTTTCAGAAACCTCGTATGTCCAACAcgtccttcatcatcatccactTCGCTGACAAG GTGGAGTACCAGTGTGAAGGTTTTCTGGAGAAGAACCGAGACACGGTGTACGAGGAGCAGATCAACATCCTGAAGGCCAGCCAG CTTCAGCTCGTAGCAGATCTGTTTCACGAGAAAGACGATGCCCCCCCCTCAAAGAACTCCAGGGTGAACGTCCGTGCAGCCAAGCCGAGTCCTCGAGGGCCCAACAAAGATCACAGGAAGACGGTGGGACACCAG TTCCGCAGCTCCCTTCATCTTCTCATGGAGACTCTGAACGCCACGACGCCTCACTACGTCCGCTGCATCAAACCCAACGACTTCAAAGAGGCCTTCTC GTTCGACTCGAGCAGAGCGGTGCAGCAGCTCCGAGCCTGTGGCGTTCTGGAGACGATCCGGATCAGTGCGGCCGGATACCCGTCCAG gTGGACGTATCCTGATTTCTTCAGCAGGTATCGAGTGTTGATGAAGAAATCTGACATGACGTCATCTGATAAGAAGCTCGTCTGTAAAAACCTGCTGGCGACGCTGATCAAG GAGCCGGACATGTTCCAGTTTGGAAAGACGAAGATCTTCTTCCGGGCGGGGCAGGTGGCGTACCTGGAGAAGCTCCGTGCTGATAGGTTCCGATCGGCGTGCATCAAGATCCAGAAGACGGTTCGCGGCTGGCTGCAGAGAATCCGATACCGAAAGATCCGCAAGATGGCCGTCACTCTGCAGAGATATGGCCGAGGTTACCTGGCCCGCAG GTACGCCGAGTACCTGCGTCTGACTCGAGCAGCACTCGTCTGTCAGAAGCAGTATCGGATGGTGAGAGACCGACGGGCCTACCTGAGGGTGAGGAAGGCGGTGGTCACCATCCAGGCCTACGCTAAAGGGATGTTCACACGCAGGATCTACTGGGAG tTCCTCCTGCATCACAAGGCCATGATCATCCAGAAGAGCGTCCGGGGCTGGTTGCAGAGGAAGAAGTTCCAACGTGCACGGAACGCTGCCATCACCATCCAGTGTGGGTTCAGACGCGTGCAAGCCAAGAAACGACTCAAGGAGCGGAAGATCGAAGCTCGATCCGCCCAACATCTGAAGAACCTCAACTCAGGGATGGAGAACAAGATCgtccagctgcagaggaagataGACGACCAG TCTAAAGATTTAAAAACTCAGAACGAGCAGCTGCAGTCGGTGAACGTCAGTATGGAATCGGAGGTGATCAAACTGCggaaggagctggagcaggtCCGGGGTCCGCGTGGCGAAGGAGGTCAGCTGACGTCCCTGCAGGCCgagctggagaagctgaggGCGGAGCTTCAGGAGGCGCACGCTGTCAGGAAGAAAATGGAGGAGGAGCACGGCAGCGAGAAAATGACCCTGGAACAG agggtggaggagctggagaaagaaAACTCTCTGCTGAAGAGtgagaaagaggaaatgaaCCAGAAGATCCTCCAGCAGACGAAGAACTCCCAAG acatcagcagcagtgtgtctcAGACAGAAGCGTCTCTTCAGAAGGAGCTGGacgcagagaggcagagatacCAGAACCTCCTCAAAGAGATTTCCAGAGTGGAGCAGAAATACGAGAACCTGAAGGAGGAGGTGTCTCTCACCAAG TTCGTGCCCGGCCACACGAGGAACCCGTCCAATCTGAGCAGCCTGGAGTCGGACTCGAACTACCCGTCAGTGTCCACGTCGGAGGTGGGCGACACAGAGGACTCTGtccagctggtggag GAGATGGGCGTGGAGAAAGCTGCGATGGACATCAGTCTGTTCATGAAGCTGCAGAAACGAGTGcgagagctggagcaggagaggaagaggctgcAGACCAGCGTGGACAAGATGGAGGAGCTCGCCAAGCACAGG AGCTCTGAGCCGAGGAGTCCCACGTCTGAGCTGGAAACTGCAGATCTGGCCTACAATAACCTGAAG agagaggagctggagtcaGAGAACAAGAAGCTGAAGAACGACCTCAACGACCTGAGGAAGAGCATCTCTGAGCGAGCAGCTCAAAACAACTCGTCCAATGAGCTGCAGGACGGCTACAACCTGCTGCTGAGTCAGCTCAAAGCAGCCAATGACGAGCTGGACGCCCGCAAAGACGAGATGCTCATCCTCAGGTCTCAGATCGTCAAGAACGCTCAGCTCCTGGAGAAGAACCAACAAGTT cAGCAAAGTAATAATGTTCCAGAGGTTCCAGAGGTTCCAGAGGTTCCAGAGGTTCCAGAGGTCACTGGGGTTACTGGGGTTCCAGAGGTTACTGAGGTTACTGAGGTTCCCGAGGACAAGGAAGAGGCCCTCAGAGCGTATCAGGGGCTGACTGAGTCTAAGAg GCTGTTGGAGGCCCAGCTGCAGACTCAGTCCAGGCAGCACAAAGACGAACTGGAGGCTCTTCACACTCAGATCGAGCTGCTGAAAGCCGACATcgagaagaagcaggagatcCTCAACTACACCATGTCCCTGTCCCCGGAGGCCCAGGTGGAGTACAGCGTCCAGCAGGAGATCACACGACTCACCAACGACAACCTG GACCTCAAGGAActggtggagaaacaggagaagAACGAGAGGAAACTGAAGAAGCAGCTCAGGATCTACATGAAGAAGGTCCAGGAGCTCgagg cgtctcaggctgcagctctgagcagCAGATCCCGACCCGAGCTGAGTCGGCAGGTGACCGtccagaggaaggagaaggactTCGAGGGCATGTTGGAGTACTACAAGGAGGATGAAGCTCTGCTGGCCAAGACTCTGATCACAG ACATGAAGCCCAGCGCGGTGTCGGGGACCGTCCCCTGCCTGCCGGCGTACATCCTCTTCATGTGCATCCGCCACGCCGACTACATCAACGACGACGACAAGGTGGAGTCTctgctcacctcctccatcaacTCCATCAAGAAGGTCCTCAAG AAGAACAGCGATGACTTTGAGACGACGTCCTTCTGGCTGGCCAACACCAGTCGCCTGCTCCACTGCCTGAAGCAGTACAGCGGGGACGAGGTCTTCATGACGCAGAACTCGCCCAAACAGAACGAGCACTGTCTGAAGAACTTTGACCTGGCGGAGTACAGACAGGTGCTGAGCGACCTCTCCATCCAGATCTACCAGCAGCTCATCAAAGTGGCAGAAGGCATCATACAGCCCATGATCG TGTCAGCCATGTTGGAGAGTGAGAGCATCCCCAGCCTGGCGGGCGTGAAGCCGATGGGCTACAGGAACCGTTCGTCCAGCATGGACACCGACGCCGGCGGCCCCAGCAGCTACACTCTGGAGGCCCTCATCCGGCAGCTGGGACAGTTTCACAGCATCATGAGTGACCACGGTCTGGACCCGGAGATCGTGGGTCAGGTGGTCCGACAGCTGTTCCACTGCATCAACGCTGTCACGctcaacaacctgctgctaCGCAAAGACGTCTGCTCCTGGAGCACGGGCATGCAGCTCAG ATACAACACCAGTCAGCTGGAGGAGTGGCTCCGGGGAAACAACTTGTATCAGAGTAAAGCTGCAGTGATTCTGGAGCCGGTCATCCAGGCcgctcagctgctgcaggtgaagaagaagacgtctcagGACGCCGAGGCCATCTGCTCGCTCTGCATCGCCCTCACCACACAGCAG ATTGTGAAAGTCCTGAACCTCTACACGCCACTGAACGAGTTTGAGGAACGAGTCACGGTGTCGTTCATCAGAGACATTCAG AGTCGTCTCCAGGTGAGGAACgatcctcctcagctcctgatCGACACCAAGCACACCTTCCCCGTCCTCTTCCCGTACACGCCCTCCGCCCTCAGCCTGGAGACGCTGCACATCCCGGCCTCGCTCGGCCTCGAGTTCCTGGTCAGAGTCTGA